Below is a genomic region from Brassica rapa cultivar Chiifu-401-42 chromosome A08, CAAS_Brap_v3.01, whole genome shotgun sequence.
AACCGGACGGACCGTAGCTATGACATTCGGTTCTAATCTCTCCAACCAAACCCCACGAAGTGTAGTTAGACACAAGAGAGGATAAAGCGTTTTTGCTAGGTAAGCCTTGAGAGCGATGCGTAGGGAAGTAGTAGAACTCGTCCACGTCGAAGAACCCGACCCAGTTGCATTCACTTTTAGCTCTAACCGCACAATGAGAGAAACCAGCTTCTTGCGTCTTGATCCACGGCCAAACGTGTCGGCTCACGTTGTAACTCTCCGAGTTAAGCAATTTAATCTCCTCTTGTAAACCGTCGTCGCTGTTGTTGTCGTAGATAAACCAACGCTCGACGCCTAACCACGAGTGATACATAATCCATTCACGCAAGAAGGGAGCTTGGTTCCATAGCATCGTGCAAACGCAAAGCTCATGCTTCTTCTTCACCTTCACGATGGAATCTGAACCGTAGATTCTCGCGACGGATGGTAAAGCAGGCGTGGATCTTCCTCTTACGCTCACACGAAACGGCTCTGGATTTAGCTTCAAGCTCTCTGGCAAAACACACCTCACTACCTCTTGCGCCGCAGCGAGAGCTTGCGTGAGTAAAACTTCGACACGTGTCTCGAAATGGCATTTGTAGTTAGAAGGATCTGACTCCTTGTGGGGTCTTCGAGTCAACCCTTTGACAAACACAACCACCGTGTCTCCGTCGCCGTCGGCGTCAACCACCGCGTCGTAAACAACTTTTGACCAATCATGAACCTTCTCACTCTCTCTCGTATCTCCACGGGATTGGATATTAACAGAGGAAGAGTAGTTCAAAGGAGCATTTGGGCATCGAACTATCGATCTGAACTCGTCGAGTTCGTCGCTAGAGATCGACGGCAAAGCCAAAGTCTCTTCCTTTCTTCCTCCGTGGTAAACACAGACTAAGTCTTTCTTCACGCCTTTCTCGATTTTGGTCGAGAGAATGAGAAGGAGGTGGTCTGGGAACTGGACTCTGTCTTCGACTCTCAATGGAGGGAATAATCTAGCGTGAAGGGAACGGTCCATTGAAGATGAGACGGAGAGAGCAGGGAGACGAAGAGAGGGTCTCAGAGAATCGGAACGGACGGAGATTCGGTTGGAGGATAAGAAGAAGAGCAAGACGAAGAAAGAACAGAGGCTTATTGTTAGATACCTTGGAGACAAGAACTGTGGTTTTAATTGTTGCTGTCTGTTTCGAACTTTCCTCTTCTTCCCATTCTCGTACTCCATCTTCTTCGTTCTCCActaaagttttataaaaatcgaaactttttCTTCCGGGTTGGTTAGAACAGAACAGGTTGCTTTAATAACTGGTGTTTAACTCGGGAGGAGAGATCTGGTGTTTGCGCCGGCAGACAAAAGTACTTTGTAAGAGTAGAAGTAAAGTagggaatatatattttttgaaataatcgGTTTGTGATGAGTTAGTTGCGTTAAGCGGCGTCGTTTTCAATAATATTGGAAGCCACCGATTAGTCCTAATCATTTTCCTACATTTGGGGttggttaattaattaattaaggaGTGTTTACGTCATTTTCTAATGGCTTAATGATTTTTGCTAGTTTAATAATGAATGTGAGAAAGATGATGATGCTAGCTATAACAACGTGGACTACTCtagaaactttttttatttgttaaatgttttgggtttgaaaaaaaaatgagagatgtaTGATTCTTCTCTGACAGTTGTGTTGCGTGGTCTTTTAGATTCTTACGGAAATCAATATCAATTGTTTTCAAAGATTCGCCGGAGGAGAGGACCAAACTTGTTGGCACAAAGCATGATTGAGATTGAATTATCAAGGCTGCTTATGTGTGTAGCTAAACAATAGGTCGGTGTGGAAAAGTATGGTTGATGAGTTTGAATGTTTGACATCCGAATTAAACAGCATAATTACATATTTCAGTATAATTCTTTGATCGATCTAATTCCTTCATATAATATACTACTATCTTTAAATTCTTCTTCAGAAGTTAAACATGTTCTGGTAAAACAAAACTTGGTGAAGATCACGTTTTGTCACTAATAAGTATGTTCGACAACAAACTCATCACTATTTcggaatttaaaataatattttttttattgcccTTTTTGGATTGTTAGCTAATTTAGTAGTTTACAATGCAAAGTAGAAAATCTATTAAGTGATGTCtcttagttaaataaataatatcagCTTCTTTCGTCCTATATTACAAGGGAGGTCTTAATGAATGTGACGCTGAGGGTGATTGCATGCTATTCATCCATCTCGCGTTGCCGACCTCAGTAGCAACGTTCATTCGATCGGTGAGTTTCAAGAAGAACATACAATTTTGCTTAGGGTATAGTAAACTGTTTTGTGTCGTTTGGTATATGAGATATTTTGTTGTTAAGTTTGTCGTATATAACCGACTCCCAGTATTTCATTTCATCTTTTAATGtatcactagattttgacccgcacaaccgtgcgggtatttgttttcattcatatttacatagatattttgtttttactttaaaataatatatattataataatcacATATTTTGAAATGTGTAAATAACTTTTTCAAACTCAAAATTGTTATAGTTTACGTGTTCTTAATCAAATTAATTGTTCAAACTAtcacattagtttttttttattttatttacaatatattgtttgttggatttttgtttaattattaaactcGGTAATCTCTTCTAATTTTCgtaaaatagaaaattattgtaatgtctaaaaatatattacatatgaaggtttattattaaaatacaaatttatatgtgACTTTACATAATAAGATGACTTTACATAAATAGAAAAATCTTAtctagtaaaaaaatatatttcgtttaaaaaaaatagtttaaacatttaaaattagGACAATGTACGAAAATATACTATCTATCTATAAATTCAATGGGCGTTAACATTTTAAATTCAATTATTCAAGAAATATGTGATCTATTACTAATAGCTTTTATATATACACTTGGAATATATGATTAGTAAACCCACAcacaatattaaattatttatgaatttaCCTTTTCAAAATGGATCTTGTGTATATTAGCTAAGGTGGATGAGCTTTTTATGGAGatcaataataaattatgtCAATATTATGGAATATAGAAACTATTTTTGAGAATCGTATATTGCAATCAAAAGGTTTAAAAAGccttttaaaataaacattcgTCTTAACTAATAAATCCATAAATCCATAGAATCTTTTTATATAGGTATAATATGTACTTGGTTCTCAGCAATAATTTATGAATTATGAAAGTACCCAAAAATATGAATAGTATTTCATTCCAAGTACCGTTCAAATCTTATTTTGTTAGTTTTATTTACTGTATATAACGAACCGGCTGAATACTCAAGGTAATAATGTATTATAAATGATGATCACTTGATGTCCAGTTAAGTCCAATGTGTGATGTGGTTTATTTAGTGTTTAAATCGAATAGGTTGAATAGTCAAACtaatcatatattataaatgATGGTTAGAGCCGGTTTAATCAAATGCTTTCCTTGTTTATTAAGTGTATAAAGCGAGCCGGTTCAAGAGTGAATCTTATTAAGCATAAGTTAGGTTCGATATATATACATGTCGTGTATGTGATTTATAAATGATGCcaaaatatatttgttcaacCGTACCG
It encodes:
- the LOC103835635 gene encoding glycosyltransferase family 92 protein At1g27200, giving the protein MEYENGKKRKVRNRQQQLKPQFLSPRYLTISLCSFFVLLFFLSSNRISVRSDSLRPSLRLPALSVSSSMDRSLHARLFPPLRVEDRVQFPDHLLLILSTKIEKGVKKDLVCVYHGGRKEETLALPSISSDELDEFRSIVRCPNAPLNYSSSVNIQSRGDTRESEKVHDWSKVVYDAVVDADGDGDTVVVFVKGLTRRPHKESDPSNYKCHFETRVEVLLTQALAAAQEVVRCVLPESLKLNPEPFRVSVRGRSTPALPSVARIYGSDSIVKVKKKHELCVCTMLWNQAPFLREWIMYHSWLGVERWFIYDNNSDDGLQEEIKLLNSESYNVSRHVWPWIKTQEAGFSHCAVRAKSECNWVGFFDVDEFYYFPTHRSQGLPSKNALSSLVSNYTSWGLVGEIRTECHSYGPSGLTSVPSQGVTVGYTCRQANPERHKSIIRPELLTSSLLNEVHHFQMREGVGHVSLVESVAVVNHYKYQVWETFKAKFERRVATYVVDWRENQNQGSKDRAPGLGTEAVEPVDWKRRFCEVWDTGLKDLVLSSFADQVTGYLPWQRQLQE